DNA from Musa acuminata AAA Group cultivar baxijiao chromosome BXJ1-5, Cavendish_Baxijiao_AAA, whole genome shotgun sequence:
ACTAGCACTATGCGATAACTCAACAATTTTAGTCTGCACAGATCCATCAGTATCTTCAGTGTCTATATATACATCAGCTGGAAGTTGAAGGTTAAATCTTCTTTTCTTCAGAGGCTTGTATTCAAGTGCCTCGGTGTCCTTTTGAGAAGCTCCATTTAGTGATGAGAAATGATCAGATCGAACATTCCCTTCCCTTGAGAAACTAAAATGGGACCTCTCGGTGCCTGCAAAAGGTGTCTTTCCGTCGCCACTGTTTCCCAGAGGAAGGTGAGATATCTGTAATATCTTTTCAGTACATTCAGATTGCATTTGAGATGAAAAAGAATTTGAGTGTGATGCTTCTGCCGGTGTGAAAGATCCATAATACCCTCTAGTTTGAAACTGATTCATCAGGTCTTTCTGTATTCTATACAGACGATGAAGCTCATAGACCTGAACGACAAGTGAAACAACATTTATTACGGGAAAGCACATGGAAAGCTCAAAAGTGATATGAGGAAAAAAgtatctttattttcttttctctccAAGAGAAGACTATCTTATTCATAAAGAGGAATCCAATTGAACATCAGATGGTGACAGGTTTGTGTACATACACAACATCTATCCTCTCAATGAATTCAGCCTACATTGTTAGTCTAAGCTTACTGATGCAATAATCTGAAGATAAAGAAAGAAGTAGGGCCTAATTCTTCCAAATGCAATCTTGTTCTCCGGGTTTTGGTTTGAGCTTCTTTGACTCGATACAACTTGGTCCAATATTTCATCAAAATACAGACAGATTCCTCAAGATTGAGTGTTCCTCTTCGATTTGCAAGTGAATTACTACAAAGAACAgtaaaattttcaaacaaatagaaATTAATAAAAACCTGGAAAAATGGAACTTTGTAAGATAAATATAGCTAGGTCAGGCTATCCTATTCTGGGAATCTAGAAGCAAAGAATGTGCAGGGACTGAACTACTTTATAAACTTGAAAATATAAAAGTTCCATGTAGTAACTCAAGAAAGACATGATGATTGAAAGCTCTAAATCATGTGTACTACATACTAAACAATTAGCTTCTGGTCCATGATCTAAATATTAGATTGCTTGAGTTAAAAAAGGAGGATCAGTGGACACCTCTGCCTTTATTTTATAAACAACAATCCAAATAAGGAAGTACAAACAAACTCATGACTTGCATGTTTGAAAAAATCTTCAAAAAGGATTCAATGCCAAAAAAATCATTTTCCAGAACTATTGAAAAGATCAAGACTCGAGACATTCTGGAAGACAAGCATTAGTAAGAGATCAAATTTTGGGGAAGATAAAAGTCAAAATCCAATAAAAAATTATGTCAATATTCTATGTACTGGGCAAGCAATCTGTAATAACCTTAGCTGAACTAGAGATGAGATGTCAAAATTTAAATTTACTGGGAAAGCAATCTGAACTGACCCTAATTGAATCTAGATTAATGTCTTtatcaacaaataaaatattagcAAGTTACTTAGGCAAGATCAATTTTACCTGATCCCTTTTGGTAAATAAGATATCAGATAATGAATCTAAAGCTGTTTGGAACTTAAAAATGAGAGTTACATTTTCCAGCTAAAGGCTAATCAAAGAATACATTGAGGAGGATTTTCATTTTTTCTAAAAACCACCTGAAGTTAAAAGTGATGCCTTCCATATGACCAACAAAAATGATCGGAAATATGTCGCAAGTTGAAATTCATAATTCAGCAGCCATTGACAGTTTTCTCCCAGAATATACATGAAAATCCCATCCGTGAGGATAATGTCAACTTGTTTAGCCTAATAGCTATCACTACATGGTCAGTTCTTAGAACTTTGGTGACTGAGGTATACCAAACAGCCAAGGTACAGGATAATTGATGAGAATTTAAAACACAAAGTTTGTCACAAACAACTAGACTTTGTCGAGAAAATTAAGTTATCAAAACCATTAAGCAGAGATGAGACATAATAACCAAGTCATTTCACCAAGAAAACAGAGATGAAGTGCATCCCAAGAATGCTATACCTTAAACAGTTATAGAGAACATTAATATCTTTACCTGCTTCCTAAATATGGCTTCATGTTCAAGCATTGTCCGCCTTATCATGCCTTTATCATGTTCCGAGCATCCATCCACCAACTTTGGTACGTGATTGTTGTAGAGATGCTCACTAAACTTCTTGTCCTGAAAGTACCAAGACCAACTACTTCTTGCATCCTCTTTAATTTCCCGCATGGAATTATATCCTGGAAGGTAATATTTACCCTGCACTTTCATCACCATTCCTGCAAGTTCCAAAGCTAATCAGCAAAGAATAGTAAGATAGTGGCAAAAGGATTTATAGTGGATTTTTTTATGCAACAAAAAGAAAGTGAAAGAGACAACACTGGAATGTCAAATGGGCTTTTGTCTTCCAAAAATAACATAGTACAGTAATACTTATTTTTCAAATTGTAGGTACATTTCATGTTCAACATAAAAGCATAAGTTACACTACTCCCTCAGGAACTTTAGCAAGTGTTATCAAGAAGGGAAATCTGTGGTAGGGAGAAGGGAAATAGTTAAAATCAACCACCATCGCCTGTAGCAATAGCAGCCAAGATAAGTTAATAATAGGTAGTGATGAAaatgatttatattaaaaaaaaaagaaacaatgttTACAATCACAAGCTTCAGTCTCTTGACTGGCAGTTGTTTAGcaagaaaagaaatataagaCGAAACCGAATACATCATCCTAATGTAATATTGATTATGTTGCATTTATGCCACAATAACTAGCACTAATCTAGTACCTAAACATGTACAGGAAAAAGATAAGATGTACCTGGAGCAACAATGTACAACTGCAACATTTGCATTTGCTGCCCTAACCCATAATTACACAATCAAAGAACATAAGGAGTTATGGTACAAGAAAGGCATGAAAAGATGGCATAAATATCATTGGAGACAGCACCTAGGATTCCATACGAAAAGTCATGGTGAGGAGGCATGCGGAAACCATGTGAAGATAGATAGAAACCCATGCATTAACTTAGCTAATGATATCAAGAGTGCCAATGGATAAATTGACTCTGTGAAGCAATACTCTACAAGCTCATAGACACCAGAATGCAGTTGAAAAGAAAGGGACATATGGAGATACCAAATAGAATGGCAACAAGCTGCGGCCCTTTGAATGTGATTCCCACTAAATCCTGAATGCAGATGTTCAAGATCACTGCAGCATTCAACAACTGACAATTATTTGCAGCAGGCAGAAGCACATTTTTCAAAATTGGATCTTCAGGCTTCGGAACCCATAAGATGAGGTTCAACCTCGTAACCAAAGCTGGTCCATTTGCTCAAGGTTTTTAAAGATTGAATCGGAAGAAAAGGATGGCATCTAAGGTAAGAAAAGGATGACATCTATATACTTACAACACAGAGTACATTTACAagaagagcatcaaagtgaagaagcCTTTGGTCCAAAGATAGGAAACCTACAGACCTAGTAGAACCCAAATATGGGAAATagtaaatccacaaaagaaaactGTTTATACCAAAACCTGGCATGCAAAGTtggcagtggaagaacaaagagAAGTCTGGTAGAATCAAAGAGAGGTATAAGAGTTCATTAATCTTTACGTCAGCGATTGAAGATAGAGCAAATCTTTTCCTTTTCAATCACTCCACAAACAATAATCAGCAGGAGACTCCATCATCATAATGAAAGCAATAAGTGTCAAAAATGGCTTAAAGGGACGGAAATTTTCTGGTTTTATCCAATAGCAAACAGAAAAAGCATATCATTTCTTTCAACGATAATTAATCTAAAGCACGCCCTCAAAATCCTACATCAAAATAAACAACCACTTTAAAAGAAATAGCAAGAGTCAAATAACCACAAACCAAACACAGAGATATCACAATCATCATCTAAATCAAGAAATCGACCGAAGaagaaaagaatatatatcaCCTCTCCCTCTCATCCATCTTGCGAATATCGTCGAAGCAAATTCGGCATCAGGACGCAGAACATCGAAAATCCAAGTTGCCGCGAGCATTCAGCCATGGAAAAACGGCAACTTTCCGAGCGTCCCACCCGTTCGAGCGGCCGAAGCTGCCGCAACAATTCAGGAGACGAGGAGCCAAGACAAGGGATAGCCGCGCCACTGGAAACAGCGAAGACTCGGCCCAAAAAAGATGCAACTTTTGGGATCAAAATGaactaaaggaaaaaaaatgggcATCTGGAACAGGCCATAAGCACCAGACGCAGCAGCAGATCGGGGGGTTTCGATCCCTTGGGCCACAAGGAAAGGGGCAGGCAAGAGATCCGAGATAAAAGAAAGATGTCTCACAAGAATGAACGACCTTCCAAGAACTACAGTGACAGGAAACTTGTCCTTTGTTTCTCGGCGtttaccatctctctctctctctcggttggTTTCTTCTACTTTCCAGTGAGTATCCTTTATTGGGCGTTGGGAGAAGTGATCGAAATGAGATCTTTTCCTTCTTTATGGGCTCAGAGATTCTCTCCTCCCTGCCTTGCCTTTCTGTGGGGGTATAGAAGAAACATAACGAGACAAAGGCAGAACAGTCCAATGGATATCTACACAGCTCCTACCTTCActcgcacacacacacatacgcaccaatattttatttttccccCTTCAGATTACTAACAACTTGGATTATAGTATGGAAGATGGCATAGAACTGTCGATCCATGACGATATCATCCGATGGTGGCCTCCTCTTATCCTTGTTGGCGGCTGACAGCGAATTGTCGGTAGATATGGTGTGGGTCCCACCGGCCTCTGCCcctcctctccacgagagcctacTTTCGGAGGAAGATGCGATGAAAGACGAGCTCAACTGTTCATGACACTTGTTGGCGACTGAGCTAAAGAAAACTGGGATCGATGGAGACCCCTTTGCCTGTAACACGAACACTCGTGAAGACTTGATTCCCTGCCTCGAATCTGGTGAGTGGAGAGAGGAGCGGTCCGCACTACCAAACCACACAATGCCAGATCTAAGACTCAACCAAAAAGCTTGCAGTACAAACATAGTAATTGGGTCAGACAAATCATCTTTTTCTCCATGGCGCATGATGCTGTTAGCATCGGCATGATGAGCCCTGGGAAGAGGTCCCTACGACTCCCATGATCCCCGGCAACCGAGAGAAGACACGACTGTAGCATCTCCGACCATTCTGTACCGATTCCGGTCTTCTTTAAAGTTCATCCGAAAAGTAACTTAGAAAAGTCTAGATGTGCTCATCGAAGAAGATGGAAATTTTAGGGGGTGAAACCGTGCTTCATCGTTTTCTTTTTCCTCTCAAAGCCAATGAATGATTCGAGTTCGAGTTCGAAGCCATCAGGTCGATCATGCAAGAaaaaaacaagatggataaacaccGATGTTTTCTTTGTCCTCTTGAGCATGCGCACATCGGAGTGGTGGAGGCAGAAAAGCAAGAACAGCATCAACGATTGTTAGCGTTGCAAGCTATTATAGCTTCATGTGGTCTGTCAATCTCGGATAATGGTTTCCGGAAGGTGAAGCACTGTAATTAATATCTATTGTTTATTGTAAGTTAACTATAAACTAATATCGTTTACAATCTCGTTGTAATGTAAAAAAGCATAAGGCTGTGGATTTGTGGACATCATAGGAATCTGTCATATCTTCGAAATATTACAAGTTcttataataaatcataaaaaatgattGTCAATAGAAATCTGCTTGCATAATTCTCCAGTGATGCCACTGCAGCTCACAGCCATTAAAGCAACACCAAACCAAAGGCACAAGCTTGGCTTCTCTGTGTGCATCTGCAGGAGATACAGAAACAAGGTTCGCAGAATACAAAGCGTTCTGCAGACAGCATCACATCCTCCGTGCCATGTCCAAGACGCATACTCGATGAGAGGTCAAGTGTTGTCTACAGGAGTTTCTTCTGCTAGGAGTACCGAACGACTTCCTCCGCTACGGTGTGTAGCTGCAGCTAAGACTTTGTTTGTTCCCTGTTTAGGAGATTTGGTTGGAATCTAGCTTTCTCGTTGAACATATTAGCTGATTAGTGTTGTTCCTGACTCATGATGCGACTGATGAACGAGAAGCATAAAGCTAGCCTGAATCTCTGGTAATGTCTTGAGCATCTTCAGTGTTGGTGTTGATTAGCAGAGAAGCGTGGAACTCTGTTCTTGCGAGGGCAAGAATTATGATTGCCGACCAAGAAAAATTGGCTGATCGAAATGATCATCTTTTGTTGACGTACATCATgtgataatatatataaatatataaatatatatatatatatatatatatatatatatagtctgatTGAAATCCAAAAATCTTATTTTGCACCAAATTCTTTTCCTCTGGCCACCTTCGATCTCACCACCTACCACACCGCACTGTTCCAAACCCCATGGGATCACCACGAGCGGCTTATATGGAATGGTGCCTCTCTCCCATTCCCTTGTCCTCCCTTCTTCCCTGTTCCTCCTCGGAGGCTCTTCTCGACCTCTGCAATGGAGCTCAAGCTCTCGAAGCCCTCTCCTCTGTCGCCGAGCGTCCCTCGGGTCTTCGAATCCCCGATGCGCGGTCTCTTGTTCTGTGATACGACCGGGCAAAGGCTCCGCTTTGGGTCTCCTCTCTCGGCATCTATTAAATCTGGGAAAAAGCTCCATGCGATCCAAATCCGTGATATTTCTCCTTCCAGGTACAAGAAAGTCGCCATCTTTGCTTTCGCTTCGTCGTTATCGCCAACGCTTTGGGTCAAAGTTGGTGTCTTTCTAGCATTTCTCTTGTGGATCTGCGGAAACTTGGATGTTCGTTTAATGCTTTGTGGAACTTTCTGTTATGTTTCTCCGGGTCTGCCACAAACAAGCTTAAAATTGCCTCTCTGGTTTCTTTCTTCTGGATCGGGCTTTGGTGGCCATTCGGTTAAACAGTTTCTTTTTCCTTCGTTGTTCTTGTATCGATCTACTATGTGCATGTAATAGAGTTATGGTGGAATGTTGCCAAGAATTATTCATTGGGCTACGGAATCAATCCCTGAATGTAGTAAACTATTGGCACGTTGCCACATTCTTGATTTTGTTTTACGAATATGCATAGTTTATTGATCAATCATCGATGTGTCTGTTCCTTTATCCTGTTTTTTGGGCTCCAGGGGACTTTAAATCCTAATTATTCATGAAACTGTAGACGAAGTGGAGGATTTACTAAGTTGTCATCTTAGGAGATGTTGCCCCTGAGATTTTTGTGATGATCCTGTCACTCGTAGATATGCGCAACGAAAAGGAAAGCTCTTAATATTTCTGAATTTTGAGTTGACTAACAAAGTTAGAATAAAAAACAGTTCTTTATTTAAATACTAGTTCTACCTTAACATAACAAAGTAAACGTAGAGCAACTCTGAGTTGTTTGGCTGATAGTAAAAATCTAGAGTACTCGAAATAATGTGCAGGGACCTCATTGTTCTTATTTCTTGACCTAATGAGTGTCTGTAAGATGTCAGTGATTTTTATACTTGTATACTTCTTATAATTGTGCATGCATGTCAACTTGTCTTTGTCTTTCCTGTTCTCAGTGAGATTAATTGATCTATCAACATctgaattctttttatgatttcattTTCTTTACAGTGTGGAGCAAGAAAGGGTAGATCAAAGTGAAAATTTAACCTTGGAGAGCATCCGACACTCTCTAATGAGGCAAGATGATGCAATTATATTTAACCTTCTAGAGAGGGCACAGTACTGTTACAATGCTGACAACACATGTCATCAAAATGCATTCCACATGGATGGATTCCATGGCTCGTTGGTTGAATTTATGGCTGAAGAAACCGAAAAAGTACATGCACAGGTGAGCCGCAGCTCAAAAAGAATGTTAACAGCATCAAAATAATACAATTCTCTGTTTGACATTTTTCACTTTGGAATATAGGTTGGTAGGTACAAGGGCCCAGATGAGCATCCTTTCTTTCCAGATATCCTGCCTGAGCCCATGTTGCCACCTATGGAATATCCAAAGGTAGAGAGGTATCTCACATTTGTAATTCTTCAATAACAAGTTTATGTAAATATCTCCAGTGTGCCTTATTGGTTTTAAACATATTGCAGGGGTAAATGACTTTTTTGTATTTAGAAGTACTCTTACTCTAACATGCCTCGGCTAGTACTTTACCATGGCTGTAGTGAGTGCCTGAACTATACATCTATAGCTTTAGTTACCTTATCGTCTCGTCATGCATGCATAGACCAAGCTTCCTGATCTATAGTTTTGCTACAGATAAATATAATGTAAA
Protein-coding regions in this window:
- the LOC135674888 gene encoding chorismate mutase 1, chloroplastic-like, whose product is MELKLSKPSPLSPSVPRVFESPMRGLLFCDTTGQRLRFGSPLSASIKSGKKLHAIQIRDISPSSVEQERVDQSENLTLESIRHSLMRQDDAIIFNLLERAQYCYNADNTCHQNAFHMDGFHGSLVEFMAEETEKVHAQVGRYKGPDEHPFFPDILPEPMLPPMEYPKVLHPVANSININKKIWEMYFCNLLPRLAKEGSDRNCGSSAVCDTICLQALSKRIHYGKFVAEAKFLESPDVYKHAIRAQDSDQLMRLLTYESVETLIKQRVEAKAKIFGQEVTVSEKDVGPPVFKIKPSLFAELYGNWIMPLTKEVQLMYLLRRLD